In Pseudomonas putida, a genomic segment contains:
- a CDS encoding LysR substrate-binding domain-containing protein, which translates to MSSRWEGIDEFVAVAESGQFTAAAERLGVSSSHVSRQIARLEERLQTRLLYRSTRRVTLSEAGQTFLQHCQRLQDGRDEALRAIGDLTSEPKGLLRMTCAVAYGERFIVPLVTRFMASYPQLRVDVELSNRTLDLVHEGMDLAIRLGRLQDSRLVATRLAPRRMYLCASPDYLERYGRPHSLSELARHNCLVGSTDLWALQQEGREISQRVQGNWRCNSGQAVLDAALLGMGLCQLPDYYVLEHLNSGALVSLLEAHQPPNTAVWALYPQQRHLSPKVRRLVDHLKQGLAGLPEYRLG; encoded by the coding sequence ATGAGTAGCCGCTGGGAAGGCATCGACGAGTTCGTCGCGGTCGCCGAATCGGGCCAGTTCACCGCTGCCGCCGAGCGCCTCGGCGTTTCTTCCTCGCATGTGAGCCGGCAGATCGCCCGCCTGGAAGAGCGCCTGCAGACCCGCCTGCTGTACCGCAGCACCCGGCGGGTGACCCTGAGCGAGGCCGGCCAGACCTTCCTGCAGCATTGCCAACGCCTGCAAGATGGCCGCGACGAAGCCCTGCGCGCCATCGGCGACCTGACCAGCGAGCCCAAGGGCCTGCTGCGCATGACCTGCGCGGTGGCCTATGGCGAGCGTTTCATCGTCCCGCTGGTGACCCGCTTCATGGCCTCGTACCCGCAACTGCGGGTCGACGTGGAACTGAGCAACCGCACCCTCGACCTGGTGCACGAAGGCATGGACCTGGCCATTCGCCTGGGCCGCTTGCAGGACTCACGCCTGGTGGCCACGCGCCTGGCGCCAAGGCGCATGTACCTGTGCGCCTCGCCCGACTACCTCGAGCGCTACGGTCGGCCGCACAGCCTGTCGGAACTGGCGCGGCACAATTGCCTGGTGGGCAGCACTGACCTGTGGGCATTGCAGCAGGAGGGTCGGGAAATCAGCCAGCGGGTACAAGGCAACTGGCGTTGCAACAGCGGCCAGGCGGTGCTGGATGCAGCATTGCTGGGGATGGGATTGTGCCAGTTGCCGGATTACTACGTGCTCGAGCACCTGAACAGTGGTGCGCTGGTATCGTTGCTCGAAGCCCATCAGCCGCCCAATACCGCCGTGTGGGCGTTGTATCCGCAGCAGCGGCACCTGTCGCCCAAGGTCAGGCGCTTGGTGGATCATCTGAAGCAGGGGTTGGCGGGGTTGCCGGAGTATCGGCTTGGCTGA
- the ispD gene encoding 2-C-methyl-D-erythritol 4-phosphate cytidylyltransferase, producing the protein MTETLPAFWAVIPAAGVGARMAADRPKQYLQLGGQTLIEHSLDCFLGHPSLKGVVVSIAADDPYWPNLRCASDACIQRAPGGRERADSVLNALLVLHAQGAADSDWVLVHDAARPNLARSDLDRLLSELADDPVGGLLAVPARDTLKRADANGRVSATVDRSTIWQAYTPQMFRLGTLHRALAECLVADVVVTDEASAIEWTGLAPRLVEGRSDNIKVTRPEDLEWLRQRWSARN; encoded by the coding sequence ATGACTGAAACGCTACCGGCCTTCTGGGCCGTGATTCCTGCCGCGGGCGTGGGTGCCCGCATGGCTGCCGACCGCCCCAAGCAATACCTGCAGCTGGGTGGGCAGACCTTGATCGAGCATAGTCTCGACTGTTTCCTTGGCCATCCGTCGCTCAAGGGCGTGGTGGTCAGCATCGCCGCCGATGACCCGTACTGGCCCAATCTGCGTTGCGCCAGCGATGCGTGCATCCAGCGCGCCCCGGGAGGGCGTGAGCGTGCCGACTCGGTACTCAATGCCTTGCTGGTGTTGCATGCGCAGGGCGCGGCGGACAGCGACTGGGTGTTGGTGCACGACGCGGCGCGGCCTAACTTGGCGCGCAGTGATCTGGACCGCTTGTTATCGGAACTCGCGGATGACCCTGTAGGGGGACTGCTGGCAGTGCCGGCTCGCGATACGCTCAAACGGGCCGATGCCAACGGGCGGGTCAGTGCCACGGTGGATCGCAGTACCATCTGGCAGGCCTATACCCCGCAGATGTTCCGCCTGGGGACCTTGCATCGGGCGCTGGCCGAGTGCCTGGTGGCCGATGTGGTGGTCACCGACGAGGCGTCCGCCATCGAGTGGACTGGCCTGGCTCCGCGGCTGGTCGAAGGGCGCAGCGACAACATCAAGGTGACCCGCCCGGAAGACCTGGAGTGGCTGCGCCAGCGCTGGTCAGCGCGTAACTGA
- the ftsB gene encoding cell division protein FtsB yields MRSPYWLFLVLLLLLGGLQYRLWVGNGSLAQVAELKQQIDEQHAENERLLERNRVLDAEVLELKKGMETVEERARHELGMVKEGETLFQLPQK; encoded by the coding sequence ATGCGCAGTCCCTATTGGTTGTTTCTTGTCCTGCTCCTGCTGCTCGGTGGCCTGCAATACCGCCTTTGGGTCGGTAACGGCAGCCTGGCGCAAGTGGCCGAGCTCAAGCAGCAGATCGACGAACAGCACGCCGAGAACGAACGGCTGCTGGAGCGTAACCGCGTGCTCGATGCCGAGGTGCTGGAGTTGAAGAAAGGTATGGAGACCGTCGAAGAACGGGCTCGTCATGAACTGGGAATGGTCAAAGAGGGCGAGACCCTCTTCCAGCTGCCGCAAAAATGA
- the eno gene encoding phosphopyruvate hydratase, with translation MAKIVDIKGREVLDSRGNPTVEADVLLDNGIIGSACAPSGASTGSREALELRDGDKSRYLGKGVLKAVGNINGPIRDLLLGKDPSDQKALDRAMIELDGTENKAKLGANAILAVSLAAAKAAAQDQDLPLYAHIANLNGTPGQYSMPVPMMNIINGGEHADNNVDIQEFMVQPVGAKTFSDGLRMGTEIFHHLKAVLKARGLNTAVGDEGGFAPNLASNEDALGAIAEAVEKAGYKLGTDVTLALDCAASEFFEDGKYNLSGEGKSFDAEGFADYLKGLTERFPIISIEDGLDESDWAGWKILTDKIGEKVQLVGDDLFVTNTKILKEGIEKGIGNSILIKFNQIGSLTETLEAIQMAKAAGYTAVISHRSGETEDSTIADLAVGTAAGQIKTGSLCRSDRVSKYNQLLRIEEQLGAKAVYRGRSEFRG, from the coding sequence ATGGCAAAGATCGTCGACATCAAAGGTCGTGAAGTTCTCGATTCGCGTGGCAACCCCACCGTGGAAGCCGATGTACTGCTCGACAACGGCATCATCGGCAGCGCCTGCGCGCCGTCCGGTGCTTCCACCGGCTCGCGCGAAGCGCTGGAGCTGCGTGATGGCGACAAGAGCCGTTACCTGGGCAAGGGCGTGCTGAAAGCCGTCGGCAACATCAACGGCCCGATCCGTGACCTGCTGCTGGGCAAGGATCCTTCCGACCAGAAGGCCCTGGACCGTGCCATGATCGAACTGGACGGTACCGAGAACAAGGCCAAGCTGGGCGCCAACGCCATCCTCGCCGTGTCGCTGGCTGCTGCCAAGGCCGCTGCACAGGACCAGGACCTGCCGCTGTACGCACATATCGCCAACCTCAACGGCACCCCAGGCCAGTACTCGATGCCGGTTCCGATGATGAACATCATCAACGGCGGCGAGCACGCCGACAACAACGTCGACATCCAGGAGTTCATGGTTCAGCCGGTTGGCGCCAAGACCTTCTCCGACGGCCTGCGCATGGGCACCGAGATCTTCCACCACCTCAAGGCCGTGCTCAAGGCCCGTGGCCTGAACACCGCAGTGGGTGACGAAGGTGGCTTCGCGCCGAACCTGGCTTCCAACGAAGACGCCCTGGGCGCCATCGCCGAAGCCGTGGAAAAAGCCGGCTACAAGCTGGGCACCGACGTGACCCTGGCCCTGGACTGCGCTGCTTCCGAGTTCTTTGAGGACGGCAAGTACAACCTCTCCGGCGAAGGCAAGTCGTTCGACGCCGAAGGTTTCGCCGACTACCTGAAAGGCCTGACCGAGCGCTTCCCGATCATCTCGATCGAAGACGGCCTGGACGAGTCCGACTGGGCTGGCTGGAAGATCCTGACCGACAAGATCGGCGAGAAGGTGCAACTGGTCGGTGACGACCTGTTCGTGACCAACACCAAGATCCTCAAGGAAGGCATCGAGAAGGGCATCGGTAACTCGATCCTGATCAAGTTCAACCAGATCGGCTCGCTGACCGAAACCCTGGAAGCCATCCAGATGGCCAAGGCCGCTGGCTACACCGCAGTGATCTCGCACCGCTCCGGCGAAACCGAAGATTCGACCATCGCCGACCTGGCCGTGGGTACCGCTGCCGGCCAGATCAAGACTGGTTCGCTGTGCCGTTCCGACCGCGTTTCCAAGTACAACCAGCTGCTGCGCATCGAAGAGCAACTGGGCGCCAAGGCCGTGTACCGTGGTCGTAGCGAGTTTCGCGGCTAA
- the kdsA gene encoding 3-deoxy-8-phosphooctulonate synthase, translating into MTQKIIRVGNIEIANDKPFVLFGGMNVLESRDLALKVCEEYVRVTEKLGIPYVFKASFDKANRSSVTSYRGPGMEEGLKIFEEIKQTFNVPVITDVHEPYQCEPVAKVCDIIQLPAFLSRQTDLVVAMAKTGAVINIKKAQFLAPQEMKHILAKCVEAGNDQLILCERGSSFGYNNLVVDMLGFGIMKQFEYPVFFDVTHSLQTPGGRADSAGGRRAQVTDLAKAGMSQGLAGLFLEAHPDPDNAKCDGPCALRLDKLEPFLAQLKQLDDLVKSFPTVETA; encoded by the coding sequence ATGACCCAGAAGATCATTCGCGTCGGTAACATCGAGATCGCCAACGACAAGCCGTTCGTGCTGTTCGGCGGCATGAACGTGCTGGAGTCCCGCGACCTGGCATTGAAAGTCTGCGAAGAGTACGTGCGGGTTACCGAGAAGCTCGGCATTCCCTATGTGTTCAAGGCCAGCTTCGACAAGGCCAACCGTTCGTCGGTCACCTCGTACCGCGGTCCGGGCATGGAAGAAGGGCTGAAGATCTTCGAGGAGATCAAGCAGACCTTCAACGTGCCGGTGATCACCGACGTACACGAGCCCTACCAGTGCGAACCGGTGGCCAAGGTGTGCGACATCATCCAGCTGCCGGCCTTCCTGTCGCGCCAGACCGACCTGGTGGTCGCCATGGCCAAGACCGGCGCGGTGATCAACATCAAGAAAGCCCAGTTCCTCGCGCCCCAGGAAATGAAGCACATCCTGGCCAAGTGCGTGGAAGCCGGTAACGATCAACTGATTCTCTGCGAGCGTGGTTCCAGCTTCGGTTACAACAACCTGGTGGTGGACATGCTCGGCTTCGGCATCATGAAGCAGTTCGAATACCCGGTGTTCTTCGACGTGACCCATTCCCTGCAAACGCCAGGTGGCCGCGCCGATTCCGCCGGTGGCCGCCGCGCCCAGGTCACCGACCTGGCCAAGGCCGGTATGAGCCAGGGCCTGGCTGGCCTGTTCCTCGAAGCCCACCCCGACCCGGACAACGCCAAGTGCGATGGCCCATGCGCGCTGCGCCTGGACAAACTGGAGCCATTCCTGGCCCAGCTCAAGCAATTGGACGACCTGGTCAAGAGTTTTCCGACGGTAGAAACCGCGTAA
- a CDS encoding CTP synthase yields the protein MTRYIFVTGGVVSSLGKGIASASLAAILEARGLKVTMLKLDPYINVDPGTMSPFQHGEVFVTHDGAETDLDLGHYERFIRTTMTQNNNFTTGRIYEHVLRKERRGDYLGATIQVIPHITDEIKRRIIKGAGDADVALVEIGGTVGDIESQPFLEAIRQLRVEVGSKRAMLMHLTLVPYIATAGETKTKPTQHSVKELRSIGLQPDVLICRSDHPVDASSRRKIALFTNVEERAVISLEDVDTIYKIPGVLHAQGLDDFVVERFGLQCNSADLSEWDQVVDAKLNPEQEVTIAMVGKYMELLDAYKSLIEAMSHAGITNRTKVNLRYIDSEDIENQGTSLLEGADAILVPGGFGLRGVEGKITAVQYARENKVPYLGICLGMQVAVIEFARNVMGWKDANSTEFDRNSGHPVVGLITEWADATGAVETRTEASDLGGTMRLGAQDCQLAAGSKVHDCYGKDIITERHRHRYEVNNNLLPQLVDAGLVVSGRSEDGALVEVVESKDHPWFVACQFHPEFTSTPRDGHPLFSGFVKAALAQKNKA from the coding sequence ATGACGCGCTACATATTCGTCACGGGCGGTGTTGTTTCTTCATTGGGGAAAGGCATTGCCTCGGCTTCCCTGGCGGCCATCCTGGAAGCGCGGGGGCTCAAGGTCACCATGCTCAAGCTGGATCCGTACATCAACGTCGATCCCGGCACCATGAGCCCGTTCCAGCACGGTGAGGTGTTCGTCACCCACGACGGCGCCGAGACCGACCTCGACCTGGGCCACTACGAGCGGTTCATCCGCACGACCATGACCCAGAACAACAACTTCACTACCGGCCGTATCTACGAGCACGTGCTGCGCAAGGAGCGCCGTGGTGATTACCTGGGCGCGACCATCCAGGTCATCCCGCACATCACCGACGAGATCAAGCGTCGCATCATCAAGGGCGCCGGCGATGCCGACGTGGCCCTGGTGGAGATCGGCGGTACCGTGGGTGACATCGAGTCGCAGCCGTTCCTCGAGGCGATCCGCCAGCTGCGTGTCGAAGTGGGCTCCAAGCGCGCCATGCTGATGCACCTGACCTTGGTCCCGTACATCGCCACCGCCGGCGAGACCAAGACCAAGCCGACCCAGCACTCGGTCAAGGAACTGCGTTCCATCGGCCTGCAGCCTGACGTGCTGATCTGCCGCTCCGACCACCCGGTCGATGCTTCTTCGCGCCGCAAGATCGCGCTGTTCACCAACGTCGAAGAGCGTGCGGTGATCTCCCTGGAAGACGTCGACACCATCTACAAGATTCCTGGCGTGCTGCACGCCCAGGGCCTGGACGACTTCGTCGTCGAGCGCTTCGGTCTGCAGTGCAACAGCGCCGACCTGTCCGAGTGGGACCAGGTCGTCGATGCCAAGCTCAATCCCGAGCAGGAAGTGACCATCGCCATGGTCGGCAAGTACATGGAGCTGCTGGATGCGTACAAGTCGCTGATCGAAGCGATGAGCCACGCCGGCATCACCAACCGTACCAAGGTCAACCTGCGCTACATCGATTCCGAAGACATCGAGAACCAGGGCACCAGCCTGCTCGAAGGTGCCGATGCCATCCTCGTTCCGGGCGGTTTCGGCCTGCGCGGCGTCGAAGGCAAGATCACCGCGGTGCAATACGCCCGTGAGAACAAGGTGCCGTACCTGGGTATCTGCCTGGGCATGCAGGTGGCCGTGATCGAGTTCGCCCGTAACGTGATGGGCTGGAAAGACGCCAACTCCACCGAGTTCGACCGTAACAGCGGCCACCCGGTCGTCGGCCTGATCACCGAGTGGGCCGATGCTACCGGCGCAGTCGAGACCCGTACCGAAGCTTCCGACCTGGGCGGCACCATGCGTCTGGGCGCACAGGACTGCCAGCTGGCTGCCGGTTCCAAGGTGCACGATTGCTACGGCAAGGACATCATCACCGAGCGTCACCGCCACCGTTACGAGGTCAACAACAACCTGCTGCCGCAGCTGGTCGATGCTGGCCTGGTGGTTTCCGGTCGTTCCGAGGACGGCGCGCTGGTCGAAGTGGTCGAGTCCAAGGATCACCCATGGTTCGTCGCCTGCCAGTTCCACCCCGAGTTCACCTCGACCCCGCGTGACGGCCATCCGCTGTTCAGCGGCTTCGTCAAGGCAGCCCTGGCACAGAAGAACAAGGCCTGA
- the tilS gene encoding tRNA lysidine(34) synthetase TilS: MIDLTPWRNAPTWYIAFSGGLDSTVLLHLLADHARHQAIPPLRALHIHHGLQPAADAWPAHCQSVCDALGIPLQVIHVQVAPGASLEQAARDARYAAFEQVMNPGDVVFTGQHRDDQAETLLFRLLRGAGLRGLAGMPGQRPLGQGSLVRPLLSMSRDQLHGYALAHGLSWIEDPSNCDTHFARNYLRGEVLPLLHQRWPQAAQSMARSAEHLGEALGLLDEMAEGDLAAAEAAAPGPWAGLDSLELAALVALSPARQRNALQYWLRRRTRLPDARHWSGWVDLRDAAIDACPAWRLADGQLARSHGRIWWLSGDWLSSPEGRQPWVQPSIPLALPDNGSVSLQAPSPLEGLHIAYRQGGEVLELPGRGRRDLKRLLNELQVPHFMRPRLPLLYQGERLLAVANLPGLAQADCQLHWQLPTNAQGLR, translated from the coding sequence ATGATTGATCTCACCCCCTGGCGCAACGCCCCCACCTGGTACATCGCCTTCTCCGGTGGCCTCGACTCCACCGTCCTTTTGCACCTGCTGGCTGACCACGCCCGTCACCAGGCCATCCCGCCGCTGCGTGCCCTGCACATTCATCACGGCCTGCAACCGGCCGCTGACGCATGGCCCGCGCACTGCCAGTCCGTCTGCGATGCGCTTGGCATACCGCTCCAAGTCATCCACGTCCAGGTCGCCCCCGGCGCCAGCCTCGAACAGGCTGCCCGTGATGCGCGCTATGCCGCCTTCGAACAGGTGATGAACCCCGGCGACGTCGTTTTCACTGGCCAGCACCGCGACGACCAGGCCGAAACCTTGCTCTTTCGCCTGCTGCGCGGCGCTGGCCTGCGTGGCCTGGCCGGCATGCCGGGGCAGCGGCCGCTAGGGCAGGGCAGCCTGGTCAGGCCGCTGTTGTCGATGAGCCGGGATCAATTGCACGGCTATGCCCTGGCCCATGGCTTGAGCTGGATCGAAGACCCCTCCAACTGCGATACGCACTTCGCCCGCAACTACCTGCGCGGCGAGGTGCTGCCATTGTTGCACCAACGCTGGCCGCAGGCCGCGCAGAGCATGGCGCGTTCGGCCGAGCACCTGGGCGAGGCGCTGGGCCTGCTCGACGAGATGGCCGAGGGCGACCTCGCCGCAGCCGAGGCGGCCGCGCCAGGGCCATGGGCCGGGCTGGACTCGCTCGAGCTTGCCGCGCTCGTCGCCCTGTCGCCGGCGCGCCAGCGCAACGCCCTGCAATACTGGCTGCGCCGCCGCACCCGGCTACCCGATGCACGCCACTGGTCAGGCTGGGTAGACCTGCGGGACGCTGCCATCGATGCCTGCCCCGCATGGCGCCTGGCCGATGGCCAACTGGCCCGCAGCCACGGGCGTATCTGGTGGTTGAGTGGCGACTGGCTCAGCTCTCCCGAAGGGCGACAACCCTGGGTACAGCCGAGCATCCCGCTGGCATTGCCCGACAACGGCAGCGTGAGCCTGCAGGCGCCGAGCCCTCTGGAAGGCCTGCATATCGCCTACCGCCAGGGTGGCGAGGTACTCGAACTGCCCGGTCGCGGTCGGCGCGATCTGAAGCGTTTGCTCAACGAGCTGCAGGTGCCGCATTTCATGCGCCCGCGCCTGCCGCTGCTGTACCAGGGCGAACGCCTGCTGGCGGTGGCCAACCTGCCTGGCCTGGCGCAGGCCGATTGCCAGCTGCACTGGCAGTTGCCGACGAACGCGCAAGGTTTGAGATGA
- a CDS encoding acetyl-CoA carboxylase carboxyl transferase subunit alpha, translated as MNPNFLDFEQPIADLQAKIEGLRLVGNDNSLNISDEIARLQDKSNTLTESIFGNLTSWQIARLARHPRRPYTLDYLEHIFTEFEELHGDRHFSDDAAIVGGTARLDGKPVMVIGHQKGREVREKVRRNFGMPRPEGYRKACRLMEMAERFKMPILTFIDTPGAYPGIDAEERNQSEAIAWNLRVMARLKTPIIATVIGEGGSGGALAIGVCDQLNMLQYSTYSVISPEGCASILWKTADKAADAAEAMGITADRLKSLNIVDKVIQEPLGGAHRDPAKMSESIRADLVEQLEMLGKFDNDALLARRYERLMSYGL; from the coding sequence ATGAACCCGAATTTCCTCGATTTCGAACAGCCGATTGCCGACCTGCAAGCCAAGATCGAAGGGCTGCGCCTGGTGGGCAACGACAACTCGCTGAACATCAGCGATGAGATTGCCCGTCTGCAAGACAAGAGCAACACCCTGACCGAAAGCATCTTCGGCAACCTGACTAGCTGGCAGATCGCCCGCCTGGCCCGTCACCCGCGTCGTCCCTACACCCTGGACTACCTCGAGCACATCTTCACCGAGTTCGAAGAGCTGCACGGTGACCGCCACTTCTCCGACGACGCCGCCATCGTCGGTGGTACTGCGCGCCTGGATGGCAAGCCGGTCATGGTCATCGGCCACCAGAAGGGCCGTGAAGTGCGCGAGAAGGTACGCCGTAACTTCGGCATGCCGCGCCCTGAAGGCTACCGCAAGGCCTGCCGCCTGATGGAAATGGCCGAGCGCTTCAAGATGCCGATCCTGACCTTCATCGACACCCCGGGCGCCTATCCGGGTATCGATGCGGAAGAGCGCAACCAGAGCGAGGCAATCGCCTGGAACCTGCGCGTCATGGCCCGCTTGAAAACCCCGATCATCGCCACCGTGATCGGCGAGGGCGGTTCCGGCGGTGCACTGGCCATTGGCGTGTGCGACCAGCTGAACATGCTGCAGTACTCCACCTATTCGGTGATCTCGCCGGAAGGATGCGCCTCGATCCTGTGGAAGACTGCCGACAAGGCAGCCGATGCCGCCGAGGCCATGGGCATCACCGCCGATCGCCTGAAGAGCCTGAACATCGTCGACAAGGTGATCCAGGAGCCGCTGGGCGGCGCCCACCGCGATCCGGCGAAAATGTCCGAAAGCATTCGTGCCGACCTGGTCGAGCAACTGGAGATGCTGGGCAAGTTCGACAACGACGCGCTGCTGGCCCGTCGCTACGAGCGACTGATGAGCTACGGCCTCTGA